In Chitinivorax sp. B, the genomic window CAGATCGACGGCAGTCATGGTGGCAATGGTGCCAACCGATAAGGTACCCAGTATCTCGTCCGCAGCAGAGGCAACATCGCTGCGCAACAAGGCGACACTCTCCAGAACCTGTCGGGCGCGATTCAAAAAAACATGGCCTGCAGGTGTCAGTTGTACATGCCGTGACGTGCGCTCAAACAGGCTGACACCCAGTTCACCTTCCAGTCGGGCAATCTGATGGCTCAATGCAGACTGTACCGTGTGGCATCGGCCGGCAGCAGCCGTGAATCCCCCCTCTTCCGCTACTGCCACTGCGTACTCGATCTGACGCAAATTCATATCATAAATCTCAAAAACAGATTAATAAGATGACAACAATGCATTTGTATCATGAATAATCATTCACGCATACTGGCTGCCCGTTTGCATCTGCGCCCACTGATCACAACATGACTTCTACTTCTCAACCTTTGAGCAAACCCATGATCGTGCTGATGGCAGCCACCACCGGGCTTGCCGTCGCCAGCAATTACTATGCACAACCTTTGCTGCAACTGATCGCCAGCAATCTGCGTGTGTCAGTACATTCGACAGGCATGCTGGTCACCACTGCCCAGCTGGGCTACGCTCTGGGTCTGGTGCTACTGGTGCCATTGGGTGATTTGCTGGAACGCCGCAAGTTGATTGTTGGCATGCTATTGCTGACCGCTACTGGCCTGCTGATTTCCGCCATCTCATCACACTTGATCACCCTGATGATAGGTACTGCCATTGCGGGACTGTTTGCGGTGGTGGCTCAGATTCTGGTCCCGCTTGGCGCCACCATGGCGGCCCCGAACGAACGTGGCAAAGTGGTCGGACAGATCATGAGCGGCTTGTTGATGGGGATTCTGCTGGCACGTACTGCGGCCGGCATCTTGTCGCAATGGGGTGGCTGGCGCGTGATCTATTGGTTGGCGGCGGGATTGTTGCTGATGCTGGCGGCCATATTATGGCGCAGGCTTCCGGCTGATCGACCGACCGCTGGCCTACGTTACCCCCAGTTACTGGCTTCCATTGCCCAACTACTGATGCAACACGCCGGGCTGCGGCTACGAGCGTTGCTGGGAGCAGTGTCATTTGCTGCATTCAGTGTGCTATGGACTTCATTGGCCCTGTTACTATCTGCCGCACCCTATCACTATAACGCGGCCACAATCGGCCTGTTCGGCTTAGCGGGTGCGGCCAGTACATTGGCCGCGTCACTTGTTGGCAAGTGGGCAGATCAAGGCGGCGATGGCTCGGCCACTACCTGGGGCCTGTTTGGACTGCTGGTTTCCTGGGTATTATTGGCGCTGGGCGGGCAATCGCTGTGGGCCTTGATTCTGGGCATTCTGGTACTGGATTTTGCAGTCGGCGCCGTGCACGTGACCAATCAGAATGTGATCTACCGTGAGCATGCAGCCAGCCGCAACCGGGTGACCAGCGGTTATATGACCTGCTATTTCATCGGCGGCGCCATTGGCTCGCTGGCTTCCAGCCAGGCCTTTCAATACGCGGGTTGGTCCGGCGTGGTAGCAGTCGGGGCGATCATTTGCCTGTTAGGCTTGGTGGTTTGGCTAGCCTATCGCCATATCGAACACATACCAGAGCTGGCACGACATCAAATCTGATGGGTATATGGATGAAAACGGCGCCTGATCGGTGCCGTTTTCATCATGGTTACCGTCAACGGCGCAACAAGCGCAGACCATTGAATACCACCAACAAGCTGGCGCCCATGTCGGCAAAGACAGCCATCCACATCGTACCTTGCCCCATGATGGTCAAGCCAAGGAAAACGGCCTTGATACCCAGCGCCAACACAATGTTTTGCCGCAAAATGAACGCTGTATCACGTGACAACCGGATAAAACGCGGGATCTTGCGCAGGTCGTCATCCATGAGCGCTACATCGGCCGTCTCGATGGCGGTATCCGTTCCAGCTGCCCCCATTGCAAAACCAATGTGAGCCTGCGCCAATGCAGGTGCATCATTGATGCCATCCCCCACCATGCCAACTACCTGCCGCTGATCGCAAAGGGCTTGAATGGCGGCTTGCTTGTCGATCGGCAACTGATTGCCACGCACGTCATCCATTCCCACCTGCTGGCCAATCACGGCGGCAGTATGCGGATTGTCACCCGTCAACATCAACGTTTTCACGCCAAGCTGATGCAACTCGGCAATGGCCTCACGGCTGGTATCCTTGACGGTATCGGCCACCGCAAACAATGCCAGCACGCCTTCTGGACGACATAACAGCACGACTGTCTTACCCTGCCGCTCCAGCACGTCCAGCTTGGCCTCCAAGACGGGGGAGCAGATGTTCAACGATTCCACCAGATGATGATTGCCCAGGTAGTAAAGCTGGCCAGCAATCTCACCTCGCACCCCTTGACCAGGCAAAGCCTGAAACTGCTCAACTGGCAACGGTACGACTTTATCCTGTGCTGCTTGTCGGGTAATCGCCTGCGATACAGGATGATCGGACCGGTTGGCCAGACTGCTTGCCCATTGACGATACTGATCAACCCCATCCTCACCGATTGCTACAAAGTCAGTCTGTGCCGGCCTCCCATGTGTCAGCGTGCCGGTTTTGTCCAATGCCAGCCAGGTCAGGGTTCGCCCAGCCTCCAAATACCCACCCCCTTTGACCAGAATGCCGTGCTTGGCCGCGGCCGCCAGCCCGCTGACAATGGTAACTGGCGTGGAAATCACCAATGCACATGGACAGGCGATCACCAGCAAGACCAGCGCCCGGTAGACCCAGTCAAACCATACCCCATCCGCAATCAAAGGCGGCAACACTGCCACAGCCAACGCAATGGCAAAAACCGCCGGCGTATAGACTCGTGAAAACTGGTCGACAAAGCGCTGAGTCGGTGCACGTGCGCCTTGCGCTGCCTCAACGGCATG contains:
- a CDS encoding MFS transporter, whose product is MTSTSQPLSKPMIVLMAATTGLAVASNYYAQPLLQLIASNLRVSVHSTGMLVTTAQLGYALGLVLLVPLGDLLERRKLIVGMLLLTATGLLISAISSHLITLMIGTAIAGLFAVVAQILVPLGATMAAPNERGKVVGQIMSGLLMGILLARTAAGILSQWGGWRVIYWLAAGLLLMLAAILWRRLPADRPTAGLRYPQLLASIAQLLMQHAGLRLRALLGAVSFAAFSVLWTSLALLLSAAPYHYNAATIGLFGLAGAASTLAASLVGKWADQGGDGSATTWGLFGLLVSWVLLALGGQSLWALILGILVLDFAVGAVHVTNQNVIYREHAASRNRVTSGYMTCYFIGGAIGSLASSQAFQYAGWSGVVAVGAIICLLGLVVWLAYRHIEHIPELARHQI